A genomic region of Vicinamibacteria bacterium contains the following coding sequences:
- a CDS encoding prepilin-type N-terminal cleavage/methylation domain-containing protein: MPRKHTTEEGFSLIEVMVAIVILTVGLLSLAQMMVVSTHSNTLSGRMTSCSALAKEQLERLKAAPFYTVPASLTRNPALASGGDVDSTVTGYSQLYDPQGLPSVGTGLYEVRWEITDRLSPLPLEMIQIDVHCLPAGGIEDQFAVIGDATFTTFRTANVR, from the coding sequence ATGCCTAGAAAACACACGACCGAAGAAGGCTTCTCTCTCATCGAGGTGATGGTGGCCATCGTGATTCTGACGGTGGGTCTCTTGTCTCTGGCACAGATGATGGTCGTGTCGACCCATTCGAACACGCTCTCGGGACGAATGACCTCGTGCAGTGCGCTCGCCAAGGAGCAGCTCGAGCGCTTGAAGGCGGCTCCGTTCTACACGGTGCCCGCCTCCCTCACGCGCAACCCCGCGCTCGCCTCGGGTGGCGACGTCGACAGTACGGTCACCGGGTACTCGCAGCTCTACGATCCCCAGGGCCTTCCGAGCGTCGGGACCGGGCTCTACGAGGTGCGATGGGAGATCACCGACAGGCTTAGCCCCCTGCCGCTGGAGATGATTCAGATCGACGTGCACTGTCTTCCCGCGGGGGGCATCGAGGATCAGTTCGCCGTCATCGGCGACGCCACATTTACCACCTTTCGAACGGCGAACGTTCGCTGA
- a CDS encoding pilus assembly PilX N-terminal domain-containing protein: MKDIQRRLRTEEGSAFVISILVLFVLSVLGLALMLTTTTEKDISINFRWGEQAFFNADAALEYGKNVLAAYAVVNTDFASVLPPPRGPGLATVADNEQPWGQAHPEPGACNPSTAGCRDYQYHYDQCPTTGACTRIYIGRVLRRPDGTLALWDFRAPAGTPGDLDNDGVVDIEGTFTLWVRRPTAGTGDYDGNDRVILTAEGTAPNAGGLGSRPTSLRRLEMSIRLPSSGVEGTAYSDSSKGSDSGVAKTNYGG, from the coding sequence ATGAAAGACATCCAAAGACGCCTTCGTACCGAGGAGGGATCGGCCTTCGTCATCTCCATCCTCGTTCTCTTCGTGCTCTCCGTGCTCGGGCTCGCGCTGATGCTGACCACGACTACGGAAAAGGACATCTCGATCAATTTTCGCTGGGGCGAGCAGGCATTCTTCAACGCCGACGCCGCGCTGGAGTACGGAAAGAACGTGCTCGCCGCTTACGCGGTCGTGAACACGGACTTCGCCTCCGTGCTTCCTCCCCCTCGCGGCCCCGGACTCGCCACCGTCGCCGACAACGAGCAGCCCTGGGGACAGGCCCATCCGGAGCCGGGCGCCTGCAACCCCTCGACGGCCGGCTGCCGGGACTATCAGTACCACTACGATCAGTGCCCGACGACCGGCGCCTGCACCCGCATCTATATCGGCCGAGTCCTTCGGAGACCCGACGGCACGCTGGCCCTGTGGGACTTCCGCGCTCCCGCGGGCACGCCGGGCGATTTGGACAACGACGGCGTCGTCGATATCGAGGGAACCTTCACGCTCTGGGTTCGGCGGCCGACCGCGGGAACGGGCGACTACGACGGAAACGACCGGGTCATCCTGACCGCCGAGGGAACGGCGCCCAATGCCGGTGGACTCGGCAGCCGGCCCACGTCGCTCAGGCGGCTCGAAATGTCGATCCGCCTGCCTTCGTCCGGCGTCGAGGGCACGGCCTACAGCGATTCCAGCAAGGGAAGCGACAGCGGCGTCGCCAAGACGAACTATGGCGGATAG